The following is a genomic window from Butyricimonas faecihominis.
CATTTATTTCTAATCGTCAATTTCAAGTGAGGGGAACGAACTTTGAATCTTTCAAAGGAATGGGCCGTGCTTGTTGTTGCTGTTGTTGTCTTTAATCCTGCCATTTATATTTCTATAAACGTTTTTCGATAGGCAGTGATTGTCTCTCCGGTAGGTTTGGTGTATTCAAACTGGCGGGTGGAGAGTGTAATTTAAAATCGTGAATCATAAATCAAAAATAATCATGTTGGTAAAGAAGAACATTCTTGAAACCATAGGGCATACACCTATGGTACGTATTAATCGTTTGGGCCAGAATCCGAACGTGAATATTTACGCCAAGTTGGAGGGATTTAATCCCACGGGTAGTATTAAAGATCGTATCGCCTTGCAGATGATCGAACAGGCAGAACGGGAGGGGCGTTTGATGCCCGGTAAAACCATTATCGAACCGACTTCCGGGAACACGGGGATTGGTTTGGCTATTATCGGTATCGTGAAAGGTTATCCCGTGGAGATCGTGATGAGTGAGGCGGTGTCCGTGGAGCGGAGAAAGATTATCCGTTCGTACGGGGGCAAGGTCATTCTGACTCCAGCGGCGGAGGGGACGGATGGGGCTATCCGGAAGGCGCATCAACTTGTGGAAGAAAACCCCGGAAAATATTTTATGCCCGACCAGTTCAGTAATGCCGGGAATTATCAGGCACATTACGAGAACACGGCCATCGAGATCTGGCAACAGATGGAGGGGGAGGTTGATTACTTGGTGAGTGCCTTGGGAACGTCGGGGACAATCATGGGAATATCCCGTTTCTTGAAAAGATGTAAGCCGGATATAAAAGTCGTGTCCGCGCATCCCGTGAAAGGGCATTACATTCAAGGTCTAAAGAATATGGAAGAGGCGATTGTTCCGGCTATTTACGATCCCTCCCGGATAGATATACAGGTAATGGTGGAGAGCGAGGAGGCTATTGCCATGGCTCGTGAGATTATTGTCCGGGAAGGTATTTTTGCCGGGATGAGTAGCGGGGCTGCCATGGTGGCTGCGCTGAAAACTGCGGAACAGATAGATACGGGTAACATTGTGGTTATTTTCCCCGATAGGGCAGAAAAGTATCTGAGTACCTCGATGTTCGGGAATTTGGTAGATTATTAAGCGTCAGGGATTTTCTGTTTACCGATCAATTTTGGCTCTCTTTTTGTAGGATGTTCTGCGAGTGTAAATTTTGTTATAATATTTAAGAACAAATTAAAAGGAATAGTCGTACAATAGAGTTACGAATAAATTATTGTTATGATGGAAATATCAGATATAGGATTGATCGGATTGGCGGTAATGGGTGAGAATTTGGCTCTGAACTTGGAAAGTAAAGGGTACACGGTTTCTGTTTACAACCGGGTT
Proteins encoded in this region:
- a CDS encoding PLP-dependent cysteine synthase family protein is translated as MVKKNILETIGHTPMVRINRLGQNPNVNIYAKLEGFNPTGSIKDRIALQMIEQAEREGRLMPGKTIIEPTSGNTGIGLAIIGIVKGYPVEIVMSEAVSVERRKIIRSYGGKVILTPAAEGTDGAIRKAHQLVEENPGKYFMPDQFSNAGNYQAHYENTAIEIWQQMEGEVDYLVSALGTSGTIMGISRFLKRCKPDIKVVSAHPVKGHYIQGLKNMEEAIVPAIYDPSRIDIQVMVESEEAIAMAREIIVREGIFAGMSSGAAMVAALKTAEQIDTGNIVVIFPDRAEKYLSTSMFGNLVDY